Sequence from the Ochrobactrum sp. Marseille-Q0166 genome:
ATCTATGACGAGATTTACCAGCAGTATCGCGCTTTGTACCCGGCGCTGAAATCTGTTCACGCGATCTGAAATCAATTCGGGAGAGACTATTGCTCAAGGATTTCGAACTTACAGATAAGCTTGCAGTCATTACCGGTGGAGCCAAAGGCATAGGCCGCGCTATTGCGCAGTTGTTCGTTGAAGCCGGAGCAACTGTTGTCATAACTGATCGTGATGAAGCGGCAGGTAAGGCGGCTATTGCAGAGCTCAACTCGTTAAGAGTTGCCTCGGCTAATCTTTATATTCTTGATGTAACGGACAAGGATGCAGTCGAACGCGCCGCAGAAGCTATTTTCCGCCAAAATGGTTGTCCGCATATATTGGTGAATAATGCGGGCATCGTCAAAAATGCCCCTGTCGCGGAAACTGAGGAAGCTGACTGGCGAGCCGTAATCGATGTCAATTTAAATGGCGTATTCTTCTGTGCGCAGGCGTTCGGAAAGCGTATGGCTGCAGCCGGCCGTGGTGCGATCGTCAATATTTCATCCATGTGCGGTGAGATCGTTGTCTATCCGCAGCCGCAGGTCGCGTATAATGCTGCTAAGGCAGGTGTCAATCTCATCACCAAATCGCTTGCGGTCGAATGGGCAAAGCAAGGCGTACGCGTAAATGCGGTCGCGCCTGGCTATACGGCGACTGAGCTCACTCTTGCAGGTCGCAGCAACGAAGAGTGGTTTTCGAAATGGCTGGCCATGACACCCCAAGGACGCCTCGGCGAACCGCGTGAAATCGCAAATGCTGTTCTGTTTCTCGCATCCGATGCGGCGGGCTTCGTAACCGGCACGGTGTTGACCGTTGATGGCGGCTATACTGCCCTTTAATTTTTGGAGGATGAAATGACTGAACAGGCGAAAATAGCACTGGTTACAGGTGCCAGCCGTGGAATTGGACGTGCGATCGCTTTTGGTATGGCCAAACGCGGTTTTGATGTGGCTATCAACGATATTGAACGCCAGAAAGATGCACTGCAGGACGTTGCAAAAGAAATAGAAGCGAGTGGTCGTCGCGCCTTAACTGTCTATGCCGATGTTAGTAATAAAACCGACGT
This genomic interval carries:
- a CDS encoding glucose 1-dehydrogenase; amino-acid sequence: MLKDFELTDKLAVITGGAKGIGRAIAQLFVEAGATVVITDRDEAAGKAAIAELNSLRVASANLYILDVTDKDAVERAAEAIFRQNGCPHILVNNAGIVKNAPVAETEEADWRAVIDVNLNGVFFCAQAFGKRMAAAGRGAIVNISSMCGEIVVYPQPQVAYNAAKAGVNLITKSLAVEWAKQGVRVNAVAPGYTATELTLAGRSNEEWFSKWLAMTPQGRLGEPREIANAVLFLASDAAGFVTGTVLTVDGGYTAL